DNA sequence from the Streptomyces sp. NBC_01497 genome:
GGGGCGCCACGTTCCTGGTCGTCAAGGACGCCACCGCGCACATGTCCGTATGGGGCTTCCTGGCATGGCGGTTCGGGATCGCCGCGGTGGCGATGGCCGCGCTGCGGCCGGCCGCCGTCCTGCGCATCCGGCGCGACACGCTGGGCCCGGGGGCGGGCGCGGGACTGCTGCTGGGCGCCTCGTACATCCTGCAGACCTTCGGGCTGCAGCACACCTCGGCCGCCATCAGCGGGTTCCTGACCGGTCTCTTCGTCGTCTTCACACCGGTGCTCGCGCTGCTCCTGCTGCGCGAACGGCTCTCGCCGCCGGCATGGGCGGCCGTTGTGACCGCCGCTGTCGGCCTCGGCCTGATCACCATCACCGGCGTGGCGTTCGGCGCCGGTGAGGTGCTCACCCTGCTGTGCGCCGTCTGCTTCGCGCTGCACCTGCTGGCCCTCGGACGCTGGTCGCCGGGGCGTGACGCCTACGCACTGACCGTCGTACAGCTCGGGACGGCCTGTCTGATGAGCGTTCTCGGTGGGCTCGTCCAGGGGCCCTCCGGGCTGCGGCCGCCGGAGAACTGGAGTGCGTGGACGGGTGTCCTCGTCACCGCACTGCTGGCCTCCGCCTTCGCCTACATGGTGCAGACGTGGGCCCAGACGCACATGACACCCACACAGGCGGCGGTGGTGCTGACCATGGAACCGGTCTTCGCGGGGGTCTTCGCCGTCCTGGTCGGCGGCGAGCGCCTGACGATCGCCACCCTCGTGGGAGGCGCACTGGTCGTGGCGGCGATGTTCCTGGTGGAGGTCCCCGGCGCGTCGTCCGGGAAGGACCCGCAGACCGTCGATTCCGCACCGCCCGCCTCAGGAGGCGGGCCCGGCGGGACCGACGCGACCGGCAAGGCGGACAGGGGGGCCGGAGGAAGGTCCGGCGACGCGGAAACCGGAGGAAGCACCGGCAAGTCCGATGATGCCCGCGCGTCCGGCGCGACAGCCGGTGCGCGCCGGAGGGACACGCCGGACGAGGCGACGCGATGAGCGGCCGGCAGCAACGTCAGAGCAGGCCGGAGCTGAAGACGAACGAGACGAGCTGAGCCCGGTCGCGCACACCCAGCTTGTGCCGTAAGCGGTAGATGTGGGTCCGTACGGTCGCCACGCCGATCACGAGATACGTGGCGATCTCCTCGACCGACCTGCCCTCGCCCACCAGCAGCAGCACCTCCCGCTCGCGCGGGGTCAGCGACTCGACCTGCGGATCGGGTTCCGGGTCGGGGCCGAAGTCCTGGCTGCGAAACCACCCGACGAGCCGGCCCGTCACACTCGGCGCGAGCGTCACCTCACCCCGTGCGGCCGCCCTGACGGCCATCAGGACCTGCTCCGGCCGGGTCTCCTTCTCTATGAGGGTGCGCACGCCGGCCTTCAGCAGCGTCTCGACCGTCCGGTCCGTTATGTCGCTGGTGAACACGACGATCTTCGACTGCGCCTCACGGGAATCCTCATGGAGCAGCCGATGGATGAATTCCATTCCGTCCATGCCGTCCGGATGAAGGTCTGTTATCACCACATCGGGATCGGTCCTCCGGGCCATGATCAGCCCTTCCACCGCGCTGCCGGTGACCGCCACGTCCGTCACGTCGGCCACGGATTCGAATAAAGTCTTCAGTCCGTCCCGGACAACAGGAACGGAGTCACACACAAGGACACGCATCGTCAATCTCCACGTCTGCACGGATGAGCGGTCGGTGTTGACGGCGGACGGCCACTCGGCACGGGCGCCGCCGGTGAGCGTATGACTCTCGCGCCACGGCCGGAACGGAGACCGGGCACATTCAGCACTCCGGAAACACCTTCAGGCCGACCTTGGGGTGGAGCGACAGGCCGGCCAAAAGTGCACCGCAAAACAGAACACCGCGCATCGAGTGAAGAATGCCGCGCTCGTCCATTGCTCCGGGCCGAGTCCGCCGCTCGCGCGGCGGAGGTTCTCTATCACCCCCGGCATGCTGGGTCGCTGACCCAACTCTGCTTCCCCCTCTCCACGCCCCCAAGCGCCCCATCCATGCCAACGAACCTCTGTTTCCCGGGATTTGACCTTCGGACGACGACGGACGACGAGACCCCGGGGAGAGGGACGGGAGAGAGGGCTGCTCGGGGGGTGCGGTCGACCCGGGGGTGCACCCGGGTGCTGTCCGGATGGCCACGCTGTCCTTGCGGGAACCGCCGGCGAGGCAGGAGCGCGAGCGATGGGCCGAGGTGATCGATGATGCGGTCACCTGCTGCAGCACTGACCCGAAGGCGCGTGGCGACGACTGACCCACCGCCCCCGAATCGCTGATCCGTCCATGGGCGCCTCCCGGGTCCGCGACCTCGGCACCTGCGGCCCCCTACGGAAGGCGTGGCCCCGGGA
Encoded proteins:
- a CDS encoding DMT family transporter, translated to MNARPWPRPTRGNLRLAAVLGLLTVTAIWGATFLVVKDATAHMSVWGFLAWRFGIAAVAMAALRPAAVLRIRRDTLGPGAGAGLLLGASYILQTFGLQHTSAAISGFLTGLFVVFTPVLALLLLRERLSPPAWAAVVTAAVGLGLITITGVAFGAGEVLTLLCAVCFALHLLALGRWSPGRDAYALTVVQLGTACLMSVLGGLVQGPSGLRPPENWSAWTGVLVTALLASAFAYMVQTWAQTHMTPTQAAVVLTMEPVFAGVFAVLVGGERLTIATLVGGALVVAAMFLVEVPGASSGKDPQTVDSAPPASGGGPGGTDATGKADRGAGGRSGDAETGGSTGKSDDARASGATAGARRRDTPDEATR
- a CDS encoding response regulator transcription factor, producing MRVLVCDSVPVVRDGLKTLFESVADVTDVAVTGSAVEGLIMARRTDPDVVITDLHPDGMDGMEFIHRLLHEDSREAQSKIVVFTSDITDRTVETLLKAGVRTLIEKETRPEQVLMAVRAAARGEVTLAPSVTGRLVGWFRSQDFGPDPEPDPQVESLTPREREVLLLVGEGRSVEEIATYLVIGVATVRTHIYRLRHKLGVRDRAQLVSFVFSSGLL